The stretch of DNA TACAGTTTACAGTTCAAGAGCTGATTAGCCTCGGGGTACTTCCCTTGAACCAGTCTGATATCCTTCTGTGGAGGTATCAGAGATGTTACATAGGACGATAGCGGTGGCTTGCAGGATAAGATACTCTTTTAATCAATAATTACTTTAAATCAACTGAAAAActataaatacagacatttgATGTAATAAACATTCACACAAGTAATGCAAACCCACTGTTGACAGTAAAAATGTTGTAGCCTCAGCACTTAGTTAAGTCTTGGAAAGTGAACAAATTGCAATGTTCTCCCAGAGGCCTGTGTGAGATGTGCATAAAGGGGAAGCAGACATTAAgaaattagtttaaaaaaaaaaatctgttcatttatttatttttaaatctaaatctaaatcttagGAAAAGCAGATGTGACTAATAACATAAACTGAGCGTAGCCTCTTCAGGTGACCCAGTAAActatgacagtgtgacagtgatcCTTCATGCATAATACCAGGATCTTGAAACTGTGACCGTTAATGGAATCCAGCCATCGTTAATCTTATTATATACACTTGAGGTTCTCCATGTCAACATATCTTTTGAGAAAACGCCTATAAACAAACTGTCTTCTGCTTTGCATATTAGcctattttctttcattcattgaCTTGATCTGTAGGTCAAAGCAATCAGACCCAGAGACATTTCCCTGGTTGGCTACTGCTCCCTGGTGTTTCAATGATGGTATTGCAGTAGGCTGCACTAGTTTAGGACTAGGGGGACTCAAACGCTACTTCAGACCTGCAAGCTAAAGGACGCGTAAAGTTGGAGGCAGTTGAAAGCTTTAGTTTCTGATTAAATTTATTTTCTCCCAAATTATCAAACGCTGCcatgaaaagcaaaaaacaaacccaataattcaatatttattattctgaAATGGGTCATTCTGTGCCAGTACTTTGCTACTTTAAGTATTATGATGTTAACACGTAGATTAGTATTTTTATAgtggtatttttttgttttcactgtggttTACTGTGCTACTGAAATTTAAGTAAAACTACGTAACCAAACAAATGCACAATGTTGCAGTAGGCCTACTTAAAAGAGCATTTTGTATTTCCTTAGCTTAGACTATTACTCCACTTATCGCAGAGGCAGAAattgttctttttattcctcaTTTATTCAGCTATAGCTTTGCAGGTTAAAGGTGAATTAACTAAAGTGGTCAAAAAGAGCTCGAGGGCAATGTTTTTGTGAAGAATATGTTTACATTTGATACTTGACTAGattttgctgataatacttTTGTACTTCTGTACTATTTTAATACTAGTGCAGTACTTTCACGAAGTTATGTTTACAGTGTAACTTGTAAACAAGTAAAAGGAACTGAGTACTTCTTCAACCACAAGCCAACGACTATCAAAATAATGAACAAATGTTGAATAAACTACAATAGTATTTCTTAGTAGTGGTGGACTGTCAGTCGGGCAACACCAAGGTTGTATTAGAGGAACTTTAACACATCCACGAGCGGTAAACGTTATCACATTAGCTCGACTGCCTTCGTTAGACCACGTGACTCCCGTCCTGCAGGTCGGAGCCGGGGCGCgttattttttttccacctgcATTCTGCTCTGACCCtcccctactctgcctctgattggctgtgctCTGACCCTGATATTTTTACCCTCTCCCCAAACAACTCAATCTTCATATCTAACCTCAACCAATCTAACCAACGATGGTAGTgagtactagccaatcagaggctgtGTAAGGCGGGGTCTTAACGGGTCTTCACTGAATGCGGGTGGAGACAAAATAAGGCGGTCGGAAAGGTCCGTTGAGAGACTGGGTTGGTCAAAACATTTTCGgagctctgattggtcaatGATCTGGTAATGCCGTCTCTGATTGGTGGAATGAAACAGGGAGGTCCGGCTCTGTCCCTGAGCGTTCTTCCGGCTTACAtgttggaaaaaagaaaagacgaaTGGAAAAAATTGTAATCCACAAAACGACCATTGCCTAGTAAGTCTACGAAACGGTTATTCCTGCAAATATACCTGGCGCATTTGTTTATTAAGCCGCACGAAATGTACGCCGTTGTACTGTTATGAAGTTGAGCATTGTGCATGAAAAGCAGGTTAGCGAATACAGCGTTAGCTTGCTGTTAGCTACGATAGCTGGCTAGCTCGGTAGCTTTTTAGTTTTAAGGCTACAAAATCAAAACTACCGGCCGCAGCGTTTATTATCGTACTGGGCTGATATCGCGTTTGTTCATTGAGATGCAGACCGTCAAAAAGCCACCGTTGTGCTCacacattaacttaatatttgaTTAGTGACGGTGCAGTTGTTGTCGAGCAGTTTAACCACACTGTTATTGACCATTTAACGTTAAACAAAGCTCCACCCAAACGCTCGGTTCTTATTCTTCAGagttatatttaattatatacaGCTCTTTAAAGCCCTGGCTCATTAACGATAATACCCCGCTGCCTGTGAAGGGTTAACCTGAAGGGTTTTATTGTGGTGGTCTTCGTACGTGAGTTGTATATGCTATACACACATTTCAAAGGTGCAATGCTTTTCACTCTCTACGGTATATCTGAACAGAATGCATATACTGCACACAACCACCTACTTTCtgtatttataaaataataataataataatttttacatttaatatttttgtcagCCTTTTTTGCACTATTTGTACCCTGTTTACAGTTCAAAGAAACGGTTTCGTCTGTAGAAAATCATTCAATATGAATATTTCTGAagattgttgtgttgttgttctCTGTAAATACATTGTGAGACACAAAACCAGAGTgaaattatttgtatttgttaacATGCTTGGCTAGTGTGTATGTaagaaatattgatttttaacCTGAATAATATCTTATTTATGTCTGATATCAGTATTAATGTACAACTTTTAACATCATCCTAGGtcttaaaaaagttaaaatgagcTCCCAGCAATTCCCCCGACACGGGCTGCCTGCGTCCAGCGGGGGAGCACCTCAGATCCCTGCTGGAGGAAACCTGGTGTCTGTCAATCAGCCGTCAAACCCATCAGGTAACTCACTGTCACTGAAATCATATACTACGATAATAAGTATATTATAATACGTATACTTAACATATGGAGAGGGAGACAGCTGTATAATGAGatttaatcaaaatgttttccatcagCTGGTGGGGATGCAGACAGTGGCCGGGACGCCGACCACGGGCAGCAGGATCATCCACCTGCAGGAGGCGGGGGGACCTTGGTGTTCAGAGATGACAAGCAGGAGACCATGGTGGTCAGACCTTATCCGCAGGTGCAGACACACGGCCAGTCACAAGCTGCTCCCCAAACTGTGCCCATCCAGCCCGGCACACCTGTGACTGTACCTGCTCCCTCTGTCCACCTCCCACAAGGCCAGCCTGCAGTCCTTActgacggacagatgaaggtgatgatcttaatgcacatttaatagaaaaaaatatgatgtgtCTTTAACATTTGTTCTCCTGGAAAGTACTGAATTATAGCTAGCTCACACTGGATAACCTTTATGATTTTGGAAGCTTGGCTGGGCTGATTGGATGATTTGAAGGAACTCTGGATGTAATAACCTGCCTTCTTCATCGTATCCTCAAGCTCTATAAATTTAGacagattttcttttaaagtgtgtttaatTTTGTTAGTCTGTCTTGTTTACTGTTAACTGGTCCAAGCTGAATACACGAGATAGTCTTGGAACAACTAATGGTTGATGAGCTCAAGAGGAAAGACAATGGAATGAAGTGAAAAAGTATAACCTTAAACTATGTTCTCACTCTGTACACAGTCTAAATTGGTAGAGGTTTCCCAGCTTCATGTACTTCTTGCTATGTAATTTTATTTGGAAGAATTAACGTTGAGACTGTTTTAAAACTGTCAACAGAAAAAACTGCTGTTTTGAATTTTTGTCATGTCATGCATGTGGAACTTTTAAAGATCCCATTGATATATTGAGAGGCTATACCTACAATAGACGTTCAGAGAGGATcacttgtttttctcatttttgtaaTGGATACACCTCTTGCTAAATTTTAAAGCAAAAGATTACAGTATTTGTTTCAGaggactttgtttttcttcttaatgAATGGCTCAATGAAAATGTTGTGTATATATACTGGCTATCTGCAAACTGTCTGACCTCACAATTATTACTTACAGCAGTTATGTATTATTATGGATTATGTGGTTAATGTGCATTTAATATTACAATTTGTTGGTTTCAGTAAATGTTCTTTTCTAGCATTGTTCTTAACACACCTCACTGCCCAAAAAAATTCTGTTATAAAATaagtttctttgtgtgtgtgtgtgtgttttaaggctGTCCTGAAGTCACCTATGCCAAGCCGTCTTATTGCCCCAGCACCAGCTTCCAACCAGAGTCACATCCCCATACCCCCCAAAGTCCCCGGTCACATTACTGTCACCATAGAAAGCAGTATTGCTCCAACCACATCTATCCCCGTGGCAACCATCAGTGGTCAGCAGGTgagtgtaatgtgtgtttttgctgttaCTGTTTGCTATTATCATCCATTTCTTGCTGGTCACTAAAGAACTGAGCTGCTTTGTGCTTCAGGGACACTCCAGCAACTTACACCACCTGATGCCAGCTAACATTCAGATCATACGGGGCAGTGCCCCTGCACTGCAGATCGGGACCCCTGCAGTCCCTCCCCAGACCTTCACGTCCCATTTACCCAGAGGTATGCATGATGTACTTTGAACAGTATGCCACCCTCGATGAAATGGTTGCTTCTCCCTAAAACAGCAGTACCTATACTTCTCATTTTCAGCAGTGCTTTGTACCCCATCAGTGTATTCTTCTCTCCTGTAggggctgctgcagctgctgttatGTCGAGCTCCAAAACTGTCCTGCGGCCAGCTACTGGAGCGAGTGCAGGCCCCGGCCAGCCCACAGTGCAGCACATCATCCACCAGACTATTCAGGTGCTCAGATTGACCTTCTGTTAAAGAAGTGTAGATATCGTGTTGGACATAGGAACATCCTGTGTAACTATGtcatatctctctgtctctatctcacAGTCCCGCCCTACCGTGACAACGTCTACAGCCGTGCTTCCCACTGTGGCCCCCATCTCAGCAACCAGAACTCAGTCTCCTGTTATCAGTCCAACAGTTACACACTCTGCAGAGATGCCACATGGGTAAGCAGCAGCGTAACCATTTATTGACACTAACAGAGATGCTGTATGTGTAACTGCCAGAGGCGATAATCTGGTCGctatttaatttgatgatgAGGAGTTTTACCACTTACTAAAACAGAACTTGTGGTGATAGAATGATTGAATTAAGGCTGTATATCTGTATTTGTAGCATGTCCTTTTTTTATCTTTGGATATTTTACAGTGATGTCATACGACTGTATAAATAGTTATGCAGCCGCAGGAGAAAACTaagcaaagcaaaaataaatcacaatatTTGTCTTGGTGCATTTCTGCCATTAGCTTTTTGGAAGAGCCCTGACACTGACTCACAGGAGAGCAAAGGgtctattaaaaaaataaataaatacaactgcttcttttgtgttgtattttgcaATGTCCAGAAGAACTCATTGAACTTGTTTACAGAGTCTTTGTAAAACACAACTTAGACCAGTGGCTCCCAACTTTTTTGGTGGTTTGTGACCACTTTAAAACCAAAGTTATGGCCTTGGGCTGAACAGTTTAACTAagcttttgtctttctttttcaaattgTTTGAGTTGATGGATTTTTTAAGGCCTGAGGAGGTGAAATTATTCAGTATTTGGAcaaaaagtttgttttgtgtAGAAGTCAGTGATCTGAATTTTTGATTCTTTCAGGCGCCAAGGGCTGACCATTCACCCACCTCCAGCCACCGTCAGTATTCAGAGGCCTCAGACAACCCGTGACACCGCTACACGGATTACACTGCCATCTCACCCTGCAATCGGGGCTCAGAAGCCGCAGCCTCCGCACACCATGACACAGGTTACTGCTTCTTGATGATGGTCaggaaaagtaataaaaagtcATTTAATACAGTGACTGAaatcatttcccttttttttttttttttctccaacagaAGCCCATCTTCAGTACTGTGACACCAGTAGCAGCAGCTACTGTGGCACCAATTGTTGCCACTAACACTGTGCCATCAACCACAACAATGGGTATGAACTTTACGTGTATTTATTTCTGTCAGCTAGACGCTAAAGTTTGTAATGACCCAAAATTTAATCCATAAATAGAAAAGCGGTTCGTAAACACATACTGACAATCTTCTCCTCTTAATGTTTAGGCTCTGTGCCACACACCCAAATGACCAGTAACACTATCGTCACCATGACGATGGCCTCACACTCCTCTCATGCTACAGCAGTGACCACTTCTGCCATCCCTGTTGGTAAGTTGACTCCTTTTATTTCACCGTTCACTGGAACCCCATTGTGTGCTTCACCAGCAGGAGTTACTGCCTTGACCTCAGTGTTCATACTGTGTTTTTATCAGCATTTATTCTGAACTGTCTCATGATGTTCACAGCTAAAGTGGTCCCTCAGCCCATCGCCCACTCTACATCTCGCGTGCAGCCCGACTATCCCGGAGAGAGAGCTAACCTCATCCCTATCCCGGGCCATCGGTCATCTCCTAACCCTGTCACCATGGAAGCAAGAAGTGACAACAGGTGAGCACACGATGTTGGTGAATTACACAGTATATGAGGAAAGTCCCAACAGTCAATTCATCTTATATCTATTATTAGTCTTTAGAAAGTCTCGGGATAAGCTGCATTAGCAATAgataatatatagtatatttaaCTATTGGTTGTTCTTATTTTATAAATTATGCTTTATCATACttaaaatagatatatacatgCAAAGAGTTGTCATACTGGAAACTTttcatatgtttatatttgttatTCCTCATAAATCAACCATCTGTGTTTAAAACGGAAACATAATTGCACATTTATCTATAGTTAAAAAGAGACTGATACATTGAACTGAAAGAGTAGTAGCCAGGTTAATCATGCTGTCATTGTTTCCTGTGACCATATCCTCAGTAAAGGCAGGGATAGGCTTTGGTTATAGCAGGGTAAAACTGTCCTTTAGACATTAGCAGTTACTTGTTTTATCAGCCAACACAGATTGTTTTTATGGAGTCACGTTGCATACCAAAAACAGATGTTATGACCTGTGTATGATGTCACGTTGATAGATATTTTATCTTGTATCTCATGGAGATAGTCActataaataatatgtaatCAGATGTGTTAACCTACTTAGGGctcatgttgtttgtttttctttttaagaccCTCTGTGCCAGTGCAGTTCCAGTATTTCCTGCCGGCATACTCCTCCTCATACCCTCTGCCACACACCTACACCCCTATCAGCAGCTCTGTATCTACCATCCGTCAGTTTCCTGGTAAGCACTATTACcagtttggtgtgtgtgtgtgtgtgtgtgtgcgtgtgtgtattcaatgtttggtggtgttttCACAGATTGTGAAAACAAATTTTCCCAtgggacaataaaggctatctatctattagtTTTATTAGCAGTCACTTTTAACTATTGTGATGACTGTATGGTGGAACATGCTTTACATTACTTGACTTATGTAAAAGCAAATTGACATTTTTGCAAAATCTACTAAAATATGTGCCTTGAATGTGAAACCAaaagagttaaataaatgaatcgatctcattttaacttcattttGACCCTCAAGTTACTCCTCAAGCTCCGAGTTCAGCGCTGCCCACTCAAACCGGAGTCGGCGTGGCAACCACCGTCCATCTCAACCACATGCAGCTGATGGCAGTGGATCGGATCGGTCTGTCGTCTACACAAATCAGCACCCAAGGCATCCAGCCCGCGCCGATCGCTGCGCAGGGCATTCAGCCCGCACCCATAGGAGTTCAGGGCCTGCACACGTCTGCACCAATCACCACGCAGGGAATACAGCAAGCACCAATAGTCACTCAGCAaccacagcagcaacaaccacagtcTGAAGCAAAATCTGGTAAGAACCGAACGGACAGTAAAGTGAAATAGCACAAGCTTGATGAATACTTTATTGAGCTGGAGGTTGTTTTTAACgcatattttctttcattcaggGGTTGTTTTGGCTGAAGGTTTTGTAGCTAGCCCGATCAGCACCACATTCGGCAACACCCAGCCCGTAGCCACCATGGTACAGGCACACACTCAGGGAGGAGTCGGCGGAGCTCCCACCCTGGTCTCCTCCCCTAGACCCAGCATCCTGCGCAAGAAGCCCGCTAATGAAGGGTGAGTTTAATACCAGAATGTGAGACATTTCATGGAGCTTTactaaaatgcacaaaaacagtGTCTCAGCCTATTTTTTGTAAACTAAAGCCCAGGTTAACTACCAGCATTGGATTATTATAATCAAAGTCTGGCAAAAAACTTATTAGAAAGTTCAAAGTGcatgaataaatgtttcattttaccTAACAAAACCTCCCTTGCTTCGTGTGTTTCAGTTGCGTTCGCAAGAACCTGATCCCCGCACAGGCCAGTGAACCTGGCAGCGGCAGAATAGAGGGTGGCGTGAGAGGAGCAGGATCTCCCCGACCTGCAGGGTGAGCTTCCATCAAATCCATCACATCAGTCACAGCCATGTTCACATCCTGTCGTTATGAGTACTGATACGAGTCTGTGGCCTGACACTTTCGATTCCTCCCTCAGCGTGAAACCCAAAGCCGAGGTGCACATGGCAGTGGCCCCCCCTGTCATGGCGACAGTAGAAGCACTACCGTCTCAGGGAGGGGAGCAGCAGGCTGTGTCCTCAAACGCCCAGCACCTCACCCAGGCCATACCAACCATGCTGGCCACGCCGGGGCCCGTACCTCCCTCCCAACCCTCCACTGTCCTCTCAGCCCTGCCGGCAGCCATGGCTGTAACTCCCCCGGTTCCCGCTTCAATGGCCAACACTGTGGCTTCTCCCACTCAGCCTGCAGCCAGTAGCACTGCGGCGTGCGCCGCCAGCTCCGCCTGCCCCGATGTGAAAATCAAGCAGGAGGTGGAGTCGATGGACACTTCTCAGCCAGGTGAGGAGCATTTCACCAACTGTGTGATCCAGgaaaaattattaaatgtaaagaaacaaaaacatacacaggaAGTGAACGGTTTGTTTGTGTCTCCTCCATCAGATGCCAACGCAAACTTGTCATCAGCGCCAGCCCTCAACACCCAGGCCTCCACCCTGAACACTCCAGCAATAGGAGATCTGATCCCCGGAGCCTCCCCGAGGAAGAAGCCCCGCAAGCAGCAGCACGTTATTTCTACAGAGGAGAGCGAGATGGTGGAGACTAACAGCACAGACGAGGAGAAAGCACCAGGCAGGCCCATCACCGGCAGGGCCGAGAGGCGCGAATCTCCACCAAGAGAATATGTTGGTATGTGATGTCATCCATCGTGACAGTGATAACACTCTTACTTTTAACATCTGTCTTATCTGTGCTATTACATAGTTAACACTCATCGTTATCTTTCAGATGAGGAAGGAGTGCGCTATGTGCCAGTAAAGCCTCGGCCACCTGTTACCCTTTTGCGGCACTACCGCAACCCCTGGAAGGCTGCTTACCACCACTTCCAGAGGTACAGCGACATCCGGGTCAAAGGTCAGTAGCTGCTTGCATACAGACAAAAATATTTGCTCATATTGCCGTGTATACACAGatgatttaatacattttatacaacTCAAGCTGACAATACTTTCTGTTGTTTGTCTttcagaggagaagaagggcaGCTTACAGGATATGGCCAATCAGAGAGGAGTGGCTTGCCGGGCACAAGGCTGGAAAATTCACCTGTGTGCTGCACAGCTCAGGCAGTTGGTAAGTGCTGCTTCTAAACCTGCTGACACATCAACCTTACAGCATGACTACATTAAAACAAGGTTGCAGCAGATTACCGTTTTAACACTTATTGATATTCACTAAAGCTGTATGGAGGGAAAACTATTGTTTCCATGATGCATTTGAAGTTTTTTGATTGGACAATTGTAAACATGGAGTCTGTCCGTTACTTGTAGTCGAGTTTGGAGCATGACGTGTACAGCCGCCTTTCCACCCTTCAAGAGGGCCTGATTCCAAAGAAGAGAGCAGGCGCCGATGACGACCTTCACCGAATCAACGAGCTCATACAGGTAAGATTGTTACTGCTTTTCTCTGATTGGTGATTTGAAAGAGTGCCAGGAACTGTTACACATCATATTGTGAGTTCTTTTATGTATTCacaaataaaatggaaacaGAAGTGGAGTGATGGCAGTGCTTCCAAACAGTGAGTGTAACATATCTACTCATCACCTCTATTCACAAAGCAGCCTTTATCAACATGTCATACTCGTTTTGTCCTCAGGGCAACATGCAGCGCTGTAAGCTGGTGATGGACCAGGTGACTGAAGCCAGGGACACGATGATGAAAGTGCTTGACCATAAGGAGAAAGTTCTGAAGCTGCTCAACAAGAACGGCTCTGTCAAGAAATCCTCCAAACTGAAGCGTAAAGAACGCGCTTAAGCAAGGGGGGAGGGCTGTCTCTTCTGTCGACGCCACCGCCATCCCCTCCGAAGAAGGGGGGTGAA from Scomber japonicus isolate fScoJap1 chromosome 7, fScoJap1.pri, whole genome shotgun sequence encodes:
- the sap130a gene encoding histone deacetylase complex subunit SAP130a, whose translation is MSSQQFPRHGLPASSGGAPQIPAGGNLVSVNQPSNPSAGGDADSGRDADHGQQDHPPAGGGGTLVFRDDKQETMVVRPYPQVQTHGQSQAAPQTVPIQPGTPVTVPAPSVHLPQGQPAVLTDGQMKAVLKSPMPSRLIAPAPASNQSHIPIPPKVPGHITVTIESSIAPTTSIPVATISGQQGHSSNLHHLMPANIQIIRGSAPALQIGTPAVPPQTFTSHLPRGAAAAAVMSSSKTVLRPATGASAGPGQPTVQHIIHQTIQSRPTVTTSTAVLPTVAPISATRTQSPVISPTVTHSAEMPHGRQGLTIHPPPATVSIQRPQTTRDTATRITLPSHPAIGAQKPQPPHTMTQKPIFSTVTPVAAATVAPIVATNTVPSTTTMGSVPHTQMTSNTIVTMTMASHSSHATAVTTSAIPVAKVVPQPIAHSTSRVQPDYPGERANLIPIPGHRSSPNPVTMEARSDNRPSVPVQFQYFLPAYSSSYPLPHTYTPISSSVSTIRQFPVTPQAPSSALPTQTGVGVATTVHLNHMQLMAVDRIGLSSTQISTQGIQPAPIAAQGIQPAPIGVQGLHTSAPITTQGIQQAPIVTQQPQQQQPQSEAKSGVVLAEGFVASPISTTFGNTQPVATMVQAHTQGGVGGAPTLVSSPRPSILRKKPANEGCVRKNLIPAQASEPGSGRIEGGVRGAGSPRPAGVKPKAEVHMAVAPPVMATVEALPSQGGEQQAVSSNAQHLTQAIPTMLATPGPVPPSQPSTVLSALPAAMAVTPPVPASMANTVASPTQPAASSTAACAASSACPDVKIKQEVESMDTSQPDANANLSSAPALNTQASTLNTPAIGDLIPGASPRKKPRKQQHVISTEESEMVETNSTDEEKAPGRPITGRAERRESPPREYVDEEGVRYVPVKPRPPVTLLRHYRNPWKAAYHHFQRYSDIRVKEEKKGSLQDMANQRGVACRAQGWKIHLCAAQLRQLSSLEHDVYSRLSTLQEGLIPKKRAGADDDLHRINELIQGNMQRCKLVMDQVTEARDTMMKVLDHKEKVLKLLNKNGSVKKSSKLKRKERA